The Virgibacillus sp. SK37 region TTTATCGTCACAGCTGGATCAGCAATAGCAAGGGTACAAGATCCTTCACAAGGTGCCGGGCATACCCTGCCAGTGAATTCAGGAAAGTTATTTGTTTTTAACAGCCGTTCCAGTGCTTCCTCCCATTTTTCCAAATACACAAGGTGATTCCATTCCGGGATGAGGTTATAAATCGGGCAACCAGTTGTTGCCCCATCGAGCACTTCTCCAATTTGACAAAAAGGGGTCCCGCAATCCATACACCGCGCTCCCTGCCTTTTAAGCGTTTCATCTGAAAAGGGCGCCTTATATTCTCTCCAGTCACTGATCCGATGTCGAGCCTCTCGCTCCTCCACTTCCTCTCTTGCATAATCCATAAACCCTGTTAATTTCCCCATAGTACCGCTCCTTTCATAAGTTCCGATCTTTTCACACCGGACGTATGAACCCATCGACGCTATACCATTCTATACCTTCTTATAATGGAACAACGGTAGACGTTTTTAAATTCTGATTACCAACTGCATTCTTCTTTTTTAATTCAAACGCATGCAACGCTGCTTCTCTATCACTCATCCCAGCATTCTTATATGTTTGTATTTGTTCTTGCATATGCCGGAAATCTCTCGGTATCACTTTCACTAATTTCTGCATGGATCCATTCCAATGAGACAGAACGAAACGGGCTTTTTGACTAGCAGTGTAGTGATAATGATTTTGAATTAATCGTTTTACTTCTTCCAACTCCATTGGGTCTGACACTGTCTCAATGGCAACCATCTCTTTATTACATAACACATCAAATTTCTCCGGATCCTCTGTAAGAATATAAGCAATACCACCAGACATACCTGCAGCAAAGTTTTTTCCTACATCTCCCAGTATGACAACACGACCTCCTGTCATATATTCACAGCCATGATCACCTATTCCTTCAACCACTGCATTTGCACCACTATTACGAACTGCAAACCGTTCACCAGCATATCCGTTAATATAAGCCTCTCCAGATGTTGCTCCATAAAGAGCAACATTGCCGATAATGATATTGCCTGATTCAGCAGACTTTGCTTCCGGTGGGGAAGAAATAATTATTTTTCCGCCAGAAAGTCCTTTTCCAACATAATCATTGGCGTCTCCTGTCAAACGGAGAGTCATGCCTTTAGGTACATAGGCACCAAAGCTTTGACCTGCTGAACCGTTGAACCGTAATGTGATCGCATCTTCAACCATCCCTTCTTCCCCATAGCGCTTCGTAATCTCACTGCCTGTAATAGTTCCAACGGCACGATGTGTATTTTTAATGTTATAGGTGATATTCACTTTTTCATTTTGTTCAATGATCGACATAACCACCGGTAATATAGCACTTTCATCTAGAGAGCGCTGAAGCTGATGATCCTGCTTGGTTTGGCAGGTTCTTCCCCCATCCACACGGTAAATCAATGTAGACAAGTCCAGGTCCTTTGCTTTCCAATGCGCTTTAGCCCGTTCACAGATCGTCAATATGTCTGTCCGGCCAATCATTTCTTCCATCGTCCGAAATCCTAGCATCGCCATTATTTCCCTGACTTCCTGTGCAATATAATGCATGAAGTTGACAACATGATCCGCATTTCCCATAAATTTTTCCCTCAACTCGGGATTCTGGGTAGCAATTCCGACGGGGCAAGTGTCTTTATGACATACCCGCATCATGACACATCCAAGGACAACAAGTGGTGCTGTTGCAAACCCAAATTCTTCAGCACCAAGCAATGCAGCCATCACCACATCTTTTCCGGTCATTAACTTGCCATCGGTTTCCAAAACCACTCGTTCGCGCAAGTTATTTAACATTAGCGTTTGATGGGTTTCAGCAAGACCCAGTTCCCATGGAAGTCCGGTATGCTTAATGCTCGTTCTCGGTGAAGCGCCTGTACCTCCGTCATAGCCACTTACGGAAATAACATCCGCTTTTCCTTTAGCAACACCTGCCGCAATCGTACCAATACCTGATTTAGCAACGAGTTTCACACTGATACGTGCCTCCCGATTGGCATTTTTTAAATCATAAATTAATTGCGCCAGGTCCTCAATCGAGTAAATATCATGATGGGGTGGTGGTGAAATGAGTCCAACACCCGGGGTTGATCCACGCACATCAGCTACCCATGGATACACCTTATTCCCAGGCAGCTGTCCTCCTTCTCCAGGTTTTGCCCCCTGGGCCATCTTTATCTGGAGTTCATCTGCATGAATTAAATAGTGACTTTTTACACCAAATCGTCCGGATGCAATCTGTTTAATGGCACTCCTCCGTAAATCTCCATTTGCATCAGGGGCATAACGCTTCGGATCTTCTCCACCTTCACCGCTGTTGCTTTTTCCTCCAATTCGATTCATAGCAATCGCTAATGTTTCATGTGCTTCTTTACTTAACGAACCAAAAGACATTGCCCCCGTTTTAAATCGTTTAACAATAGAGCTAACTGGTTCGACTTCTTCTACAGGAATGGATTCCCTGTCCTTAAAATCAAGTAAATTCCGCAAAAAATTCAGTCGCTCTTCATTGGCTGCGTGGGAGTATTGTTTAAAGAGTTCATAATCACCTCGGCGGCACGCCCATTGAAGTGTATGAATGGTTTTCGGATTAAACGCATGATGCTCTCCCATCTTTCTCCATTGAAAATCACTCCCTGCATCCAACGAAGTGTCCAAATTATTTTCATAAGCTAGTTTATGACGCATCCAAGCTTCTTTAGCGATTGTATCCAGTCCAATACCACCAAGCTGAGAAGCTGTACCTGTAAAATAATGATCAATAACTGTTTTACTAATGCCGATCGCTTCGAACGTTTGCGCTCCCCGATAACTTTGAATTGTGGAAATACCCATTTTGGACATTACTTTGACAATGCCTTCTGTAATACTATTTATATAAACATTGATCACGTGTTTATAACTCAGTTGCAGATGGTTCTCTTCAATTGCTTTATTTAATGTTGCATATGCGAGGTAAGGATTAATCGCATCCGCACCATAACCGATAAGTGCTGCAAAATGATGTACTTCTCTGGCTTCTCCTGTTTCAGCAATAATACTTACCTTCATCCGATTACCCTGACGAACGAGATGCTGATGCAGGGCACTTACCGCGAGCAGAACAGGAATCACTGCATTATTTTCATCCATGTTCCGATCGGAGAGGATGAGAATATGCACACCCTCTGCAATTAGCTTTTCCGCTTTCTCGAACAGCTGCTCCAAGGCAAGCTCCAAATTCTCATGGAATAATATATCAATGGTACGGGACTCAAAACCTTCATAGTGGTTCAACTGTAGTAAACGGAATTGACGATTGGATAATACAGGTGTAGTAAGCTTCAATCTGCGGCAAATTTTTTCATCATCGTGGAGAATGTTTCCAACTGGACCAAGCATTGTTATGGTTGAAGTGACCACTTGCTCGCGATAAGCATCAATGGGAGGGTTGGTAACTTGAGCAAATAATTGTTTAAAATAAGCAAATAAGGATTGAGGGTGATCGGATAAAACCGCTAATGGAACATCATTTCCCATCGCCCCAATGGGATCTCTTTCTTCTGTTACTAATGGGATTAAATACTTGTGAACATCTTCGTACGTATAACCAAATGCCTTCTGTCTTTTCACCAAATTATTTAATGGGTTCCTTTCGAATTGCTCCACCTTGTTCGGTAGCATCACCTGCTGTTTATCCAGCCATGCTTCGTACGGCTTTGCATCTATTAATTCTTCTTTTATCTCTTCATCTGAAATAATTCGCCCATCTTCCATATCGAGTAGCAGCATTTTCCCCGGGCTTAGTCGGTCTTTATAAAGAACTTGATCCTCTTCCACTTCAATAACGCCCACTTCCGAGGAATAGATCAAATAGTCATCCTTTGTAACGTAATATCGTGCGGGTCTGAGCCCATTCCGATCTAATACAGCACCAATCTGCTTTCCATCGGTAAAGGCAATAGACGTCGGGCCGTCCCATGGTTCCATCAGAGAGCTATGGTATTCATAAAAAGCCCTTTTATCATCTGACATATCCGGGTGGTTCTCCCACGGTTCCGGTATAAGCATCATAGCTACATGTGACGGCTTCCGACCTGCGAGAATTAAGAATTCCAGTGCATTATCCAACATGGCAGAGTCACTTCCATCTGTATCCAGGACAGGAAGTACTTTCTCTAAATCTTCACCAAACGCTTCGGATACAAATTGTTTCTCACGTGCCCGCATCCAATTCATATTTCCCTGTAATGTATTAATTTCTCCATTATGCATTAAATACCGATTTGGCTGTGCCCTTTCCCAGCTTGGAAATGTATTGGTACTAAAGCGGGAATGAACGAGCGCAAAGGCAGATTCAAAATCCGGATCCTGTAAATCTGTGTAAAAGGAATTCAGTTGTTCAGGCTGTAACAAGCCTTTATAAACAATTGTCTTGCTTGAGAGGCTGGAAAAATAAATATGCCCACCCTGCTCAACTGCCAATTTCTCAATCTGCTTACGGATCACATATAATTTCCGTTCAAAATCCATATTATCCTTAAGAGCAACATCTGCTCCAATAAATAGTTGGCGAATAGTTGGACAGCTTTTTTGTGCTTCGATTCCAATATCTTTAACATGGACAGGCACTGTTCTCCAGCCTAGTACCTCCTGACCTTCCTGCCTGATAAGTGAGTTAATTTCATTTTCCCATTCCTCATGATCCATATCATTAGAGAAAAAAATCATCCCAACACCATAACGTCCTGGCTCGGGCAAATTCATTTCAGGACATTCCTTACGAAAATAGATATCAGGGATCTGCACTAGTAATCCCGCTCCATCTCCTAAAGTTTCATCAGCACTTCCACCCCGATGATTAAGTTGGCAAAGCAAATGAAGGCCTTTTGTTACGATGTCATGATTCGGAACACCATGAATATGTGCGTACAAGCCAATGCCACATGCATCATGTTCGAAGGTTGGATTATACAAACCCTGCGCTTTCGGTATCTGATTATAATGCACTATATATCCCTCCATTTTTTGTTAATTCTTTATATTGGTAATTATAAATTTCCAAATCATTCGAAACAATATATAATTTAGATAGAATTAATACGTTTTTGATATAGATAAGGAGGAATGGCTTATGGAATTACGCCAATTACGTTATTTTATGGAAGTGGCGGAACGGGAACATGTTTCGGAGGCGGCTGTCCATTTACATGTTGCACAGTCGGCGATAAGCAGACAAATTACCAACTTGGAAAAAGAGCTTGGTGTGGATTTGTTCGAACGGGAAGGCAGAAATATTAAATTAAGCCAGATTGGGAAAACTTTTTATACACATACAAAGCTTGCTATGCAGGCCATTGAACATGCTAAAAAACAAATTGATGACTTTCTGGACCCTGAGCGTGGGATCATCAAGATCGGCTTCCCAACAAGCTTGTCCACACATCTCGTGCCAAGTGTTATTTCTGCTTTTAAGGAGGCACACCCGAATATCAAGTTTCATCTACGCCAGGGTTCCTATCATTTTCTAATTGATTCCGTAAAAAAAGGAGAGATGGGTGTAGCATTCCTTGGACCCCTGCCAAAGAGTGAACCGGAAATAGCTTCCCATATTTTATTTACTGAAAGCATCCTAGCATTACTTCCTATAAATCACCCGTTAGCAGAAAGAGATAGCCTTTACCTTAGCGACTTAAAAAAAGATGACTTTGTCAGTTTTCCTAATGGGTACATCCTGAAAAAAATGATGTTGGACACGTGCAAGCAAGCAGGTTTTACACCAACTGTTTCTGCAGAGGGAGAAGACCTTGATGCAATTAAGGGTCTCGTCTCCGCAGGCATTGGAGTCACCCTTTTACCAGAGAGCACCTTTCACGAATCCATCCCAAGAATGACAGTTAAGATTCCTCTGGAAATTCCGGAGGTTCGCCGCACAGTTGGAATCATTAAACCAAAAGAAAGAACACTTGCACCATCCGAAGAGTTGTTTTACAGCTTCGTGAAACAATTTTATTCAAGGCTGCAGGGTTTCCAATAAGCAATAGCCCATAGTGACCTTCAACATAAATAACAGGACGCCGCCATACCTTTTTTATTGTGGCAAAACCCCATCTTGCTGCATATGATAACTTCCGTTAATTAACATAATGTGAAGGGGATGATATATTTTGTGCGGAATCACTGGCATCGTTCATTGGAAAAAGGATGTTCGGAAGGAAAAACCAACAGTTCAAAGAATGGCAGATACGTTGACTTCAAGGGGACCGGATGATTCACAAGTGTGGGCATGTAAAAACGCTGCCTTTGGGCATAAACGACTTGCCGTTGTCGACCTTGAAGGCGGGAAGCAGCCAATGCACAAGGAAAAGGATACCATTACTTATACACTTGTATACAATGGAGAATTATATAACACAGAGGAATTAAGAAAGGAATTATCAGGCAAGGGCCATGCTTTTACAACTTCATCCGACACAGAGGTTCTACTCGCTTCCTATCTCGAGTGGAAAGAAGATTGTGTCAACTACTTAAATGGGATCTATGCTTTTGGGGTCTGGGATCCGGATAGAAAACAACTCTTCATGGCTAGAGATCGACTTGGTGTTAAACCATTATTTTACTCAGAAAACGATGAAAGCTTTATTTTCGGTTCAGAATTAAAAGCCATTTTAGCCCATGATGCTGTTACTGCTGAGGTCGATGTTACTGGCCTTGCAGAGATATTCGGTTTAGGACCATCAAGAACACCGGGCCACGGAATCTTCAAAGGGTTGAAGGAACTTCGCCCTGGTCATGCATTAACCTTTTCCACAAATGGGTTAGATGTCTGGCGATACTGGAATGTGAAAAGTCATGCACACACGGACACCGTAGAAGAAACAGCAGAAAAAGTTAGACGTTTATTTGTCAATGCTGTTGAACGTCAGTTAGTTGCAGATGTTCCAATATCCACTTTCTTATCTGGTGGATTAGACTCAAGCGCAATCACCGCAATTGCGGCAAATTATTTTGCAGCAAACGACAAAGGCATATTATCAACTTTTTCGGTGGATTTCGAAGGTAGCGACAAATATTTTCAAAAGAGTAAATTCCAGCCCTCTAGTGATCATGCTTGGATCGAAAAAGTTGTTGACCAATTTTCTACCAACCAAAACCATGTTGTAATATCCGGAACGGAACTGGCAAATGCGTTAAAGAAATCTGTGGAGCTCCGAGATCAACCTGGGATGGCAGATATTGATTCTTCCTTATTATTGCTCTGCCGAAAAATCAAGGAACATACAACCGTTAGTTTGTCAGGAGAATGTGCCGACGAAATTTTTGGAGGCTATCCTTGGTTTCACAACATAAGCGATCAAGAAGAGACTTTCCCATGGATGAAATCATTAGATTCAAGGATCGATTTACTACGCCCAGAATGGCAAAAGAAGCTAAATCTCAAATCCTATGTCATGGATCGTTATCAAGAAACCATTCAGGAGACACCACGTTTAGCTGGAGAAAGCGAAGAAGACGCCCAGCGAAGAGAATTGTTCTACTTAAACATGCATTGGTTTATGGCACAATTATTAGATCGCAAGGATCGAATGAGTATGGGTGCCAGCCTGGAGGTTAGAGTTCCATTCGCAGACCATAAATTGGTGGAATATGTTTGGAATATCCCATGGGAAATAAAGAACTTGCATGGCAGAGAGAAAGGAATTCTTCGTAAAGCATTGGAAGGACTTTTGCCTGACGATGTTTTATATCGAAAGAAAAGTCCTTATCCGAAAACCTTCCACCCTGAATATACCCGTCAAGTTGTCCTGTGGATGAAAGAAATACTTGCAGACCCCAACTCCAGATTATTTGAGTTTATCAAACGGGAGCGAGTTGAAGCTCTCGTTGAAAGCGAAGGGAAAGAATTCACAGAACCCTGGTATGGACAGCTCATGACTGGCCCACAGCTCATTGCTCATTTATGCCAAATTGATTACTGGCTAAGAGTTTATAATGTCAAAGTTAGTGAATAGGAAGAAATAGGCAAGCAGGAATGAGCTACGTTACGGAAACCAGCATGTACGTATATGTTGGAATATTAACTTCAATTACTAAGTGCAAGGTTTGGTGATTTCTTAGTTCGCATAGTTTTCTTTAACGTATGCATTATCCTCTATCCCATGAAAAAACGGACAGTACGACACTGTCCGCTTTTCATGCTAAGTTATCTATCTTTCATGTCTTGAAAGTTACGATGAGTCTCCCACTCGCTAGTACGGGTGTTTCTACATCAATAGCCCATTTTTCTAAACCAACACAGCATGCTCCTTGCTCAATTCCTCAGCTGCTTTCGCGTTTTCCTTTGCCATTGCTTCCAATGCTACCTGATTCAAATAGTTCACAGGCTTGTTAAAATGTGGTTGGAAGAAGAAATCAGTTAAAGCCAATTGTTCAATGGTCATATTGTTAGCAATACAAACACTAATTGTATTAATCGCCTGTGTGAAATCAGTGTCAGATATCACCTGGGCACCAACAATACGGTGTGTGTCTGTTTCATAAACTAGCTTCAATTGGATCAACGCATTTTCCGGCATAAATTCCGGACGACACGTATCTTCAATATATGCACTATCTACAGACAGACCTGACATCTCTGCAGCACGCTCTGTTAATCCTGTTGAAGCAATGTTATGGTTATAAATTTTCAATCCGGAAGTACCTTGTGTTCCTGGATGTGCTAATACAGGTTTCACCAGATTATGCGCCACAAGTGTGCCCATTCTTACAGCGTTCGTTGCAAGCGGAATATAAGCCGGCTGTTTGGTTGCATTGTAATTTACCGCACAACAATCCCCAGCTGCATAAACATCCGCTACACTTGTCTGCATATATTCGTTCACAACAATGGCACCATTACCTAACATATCAATCTGACCGTTGAAGAGCTGTGTATTCGGTCTGAATCCAATACACATAACCACTAAATCAGCTTTATACTCGCCTTGATCGGTAATCACTTTTTCCACGACATCTGTTCCTGCAAACTCAGATACTGTCTGACCAAGTGCTAACGTAATGCCACGTTGTTCGAAGGATTTTTCAACAGGAGCTGTAAAACCTTCATCTAAATATCTGTTGAGAATTCTTTCTTCACTATCAATTAATGTTACATTTTTACCATTTTGCTCAAATGCTTCAACCAGCTCAACCCCTATATATCCTGCTCCTACAACAACAACATTCTCCACAGATGCAGAACGCGCAATGATCTCATTGGCATGTGCAAAGTTTTTACATAACAATACATTCTCCAAATTTGAGCCAGGAATTGGTGGTGTTACTGGCCAAGAACCTGAAGTAATAATTAACTTATCATAATCCACAGCTGTGATCTCATTTGTTTTCATATCTTTTGCCACTAACTGCTTTTTGCTTACATCACAGGAAGTCACCTCATGATTCATATGCATACGCACACCCTGCTTTTCAAATTGTTCTACAGAAGCATAGAACAGACCATTGGCATCATTCACTACGCCCCCTACATAAAGTGCAATCCCACAGGACAAGAAAGAAACATTATCATTTTTTTCAAAAACATCAATTTCCGCCTGAGGATAAAGCTTCAATATATTATTAATCGCTGCAGTTCCAGCGTGAGTACATCCAATTACCGCTACTTTCATTCTAAATCATCCTCCATCATTTTAATTGCTCACTATTTCACATAATAAGATATAGTAAATAGCACTAATCTTATATATCTATAATAACACTTTGATTTTAAAAATCAATTATTTGTGATGTTTATCACATAAAGCCGTAAATAAGAGTTAACTAAAATTCAAACACCATACACTAATTCATTGAACATTTTTTCAGCTATATGCATTTCTCCTAATAGCGAATTTTGATAGTCACTATAACTATCCATATATGCCCTTACACCTCCAGTTATATTTATTTTATTTATGTTCGTGTCATTCTCTAATATTTCTAATGTGTTCTTATATCTTATATATATAGTTTGTAAAATACCATCATCTAATTCATTACCATATTCCTTTTCAATTTTATTTATAACTATTTTTATTTGTTCAAGTAATTGCTTACGATTATCCATTGTTTTCTCCTATTTATTTGGAAGCTCATTTGTCTCCTTCATCTATACTTATGATCAATCCAACCATACTTCACGTAAACTGTTGTTCAGCCCTCCCAATATTTAATACTGTATCCTTAGGTACTCTAATTACTACCCATATTCTCTAGTATTTTTCCATTCAAGAAGTAATGCTAAGTCTATTTTTGTTTTAATTTTTTCTCATAGTGTAGTAAAAGTTTTATTCGCACTCGCGTCAACACTTTAAAAAATTAAGGTGGAGACAGTACAGATGATTAAATGTGAAATTTGCACTTTATTTGTATCGAAAAAAACACTTGTTTGCCTCATAAGACAAGCAAGTGCTTTATTGTTAGCTATATAAATTAATCGATTACTATATCAAAAATCTTCTTCCCAAGCTTCTTTTGCATCCTGTAGCCTTTGATATAAAAACTCATAAAAATTTTCTGCGGTATTGTAGTCATCCAGCCCTGTTTGTTTATCCCAAGCTATTACCGGGCATTCATTACTCGCCATTTTGCTTGTATCTAAACAATAAGCATATTCATCTATATCCTCAATAACTACTAAATTATCATTAATTCCCAAATTTCTATAACTTTCTGTTTCAATAATAACAGTAGCAATATTAGATTTTGCTATCCCTAAAATATCTACTCCAAATAAACCACCAGATCCATAATTACTTAAAAACCACTTATAACTTTCCGGCAATTTTAAATTTAGAGTATCCTGAACTAAATTAATCTGCCTTTCATCTACTCCTCCTGTAAAATCATCTGGTTCTTTATTTTCATTAATAAGGTTAATTAGCTTATTTTTATTCATTAAAAATCCCCCTTATAATTTTCGCCAATATCTATTTCTTTAGCCCTCCATCTCCAATACTTCGTTCTAAAATTTTCATATTGTTTTTTTAAAACGGGATCATTTCTAAAACTCCCGCCATTTTCCACTAAACCGTGCAATATTCTATCATATTCCTTATGCATACTACTCGGGAGTTCCACCATGGATCCAGGTTCTCTTTGAATTAAATGGTGAAGTTCTATTTTAGTACCATCTTTCCAAATTGGTGGTTTTCCACTTTTCATTAATTGATAGTTATTTTTGCCAGTCTTTGGATCAACTCTTTCGTAATCTATGTCTTTCCTTTGATAAACCCTTCTGCTAGTGTTTCTAACTTTTCCATTAACTTTAGTATTTCCATTATACTCTACTGACTTATAATTTTTATATTCCCTAAGATTACCATTCCCATCCCCACGCTTACTAAACACATAATGCTGACCACCCGTACTATCCTGCACAACTCGCAGTTCAGGCAAATGTGCTTTAAACCAGTTAAGCTTCCCAGTGAGGGTTTGGATCGTTGGGATGGTCATTTTTCCAGCGTCCGGTTTCGGTTTCGGTGTAGCATTCGGAGTCTTCGTTGCTCCTTCCACCTTATTTACCGTTGCTTTCGTTCCACTGCCAGCTCTTCCTGCAGGTACTCTTGCGCCAACCACCATGCCTGCTAATCCGATGCTATTGAGCCAATGCTCTTTTGAAAAGTTTTCCTCAGGATTGATGGCTCCCTGAATCATATCCGCTGTGCCAAAGGAAAAGGCATTGAACAAATCATACGTCGAATCGAACATCTTATCAGCTCGGTGCATGTATCCTTCATAGATGCCCTCAACTGCTCCAAACGTGATGTAATTACCGAAATCATACCAGGAATCTGTCATCTTGTCTGCACGTTGGCCGGCCGCATCCCAAACGTCTTGGCCAATTTCACCAAAGGTATCCATTGTTTTCATAAAGGCGTTTTGCTCCCGACTCTCCGGTATCTCCTCCACAAACTGAAACTGCACTTCCCCGGCTGTATCCGTATACTTCCGCAAAATCCGGCCATTAGCCAAGGTCAGGTACGTGCCCTGCCATTCCGATTTGTATATGGGAGACTCAAGGTTAAAGGGTTGGTGCTTTGTTCTTTTAAATTTTATGCTTTTATCAAAGTAAAGAGATTACTCTTTTTTATTTCCTCAGTCAACAGTTCTTGTATCTTCATTTCTTTTCATTCCAGTGCCGCTTGAAAATATATATAGTTTCTGATTCGTATAATTGGACATGACATTTAAGTTTAATTGCTTATTCAAACATTAATAAACCTCGAATGAGCTTATAGTCATTCAAGGTCAAAAAGCAAGTAATAAAATTGAGAAGTTATAGTACAATATCCTGATAACCTACTTCTTCTACAATTTCATTTTCAATTTTTATTCCTAAACCATCTTCGATATCCCAAGAGACATCGCAAATCAAGCCTAGTCTTCTTTTTCCATTTTTCCTTACTCTTCTTACAATTAATTCCGTTGGTTTTACTAATTTTTTTAACTCTGGGATTGTTTCAATTTTCGGTGCGAAGTTGTCAGCCTCTAATTTATTCCCTAACATGTCTCTATACTCTTCATAGTTATCCTCATAGTATTCATATACTTGTTTTTCTGCCTCATTTATAATATCTTCCATATTATCAATAAAATTTTGAAATGCTTCTTTCTGTATTTTGGAAAAATCAGCATCTTCATGTGCATCTACACTTAAGCGTATTTCTTTCTTAGACTCAAACATTCTAATAGTCGTTTTTCCTCTCCAAAAATTATTTTTATACTCAAGTTTCCCAAATAAATCATCATTAATCATCTTCATTCCAAACTACTCCCTTAACTTAACTTTTATATTATATTCTCCAACTCCGCCTAGATGTTTGAAAACTCTATTAATTTCGCTAGGTACCAATTGTATTGTTTCTAAATCATTAAGTTCATGCCAAGTATACTTATTATCTTCTCGCCAATCAGCTACATCTTCTGCAGTCCATTTTTGCTCCTGTGTACTCCATTTTTCTGCTAATTCTTTATCAGCAGTGGAAAAATTTAATTTTCTATCATTAGTCATGTTTGCTAATTTGATTTCTCCTTTGGAAAATGGGGAAAAGTCTGGCATCCCATTTTTATACTCAACTCCATCTACACCTGCTTCATCAAGATATTTCTGTATTTTTCCGGTCTTATCTGAGATAAATAACGATTCTGCTCGTTCGTTGCTCCAGTCCCCTTTATTAACGGGTGTAGTCTTTACCCTTTGGTCATAGGAGCTATATTTAGGCTCTACGTCAAAACCTCTAGTGTAGCCTAAATGTCTATTTAAAACCGCGCCATCCCCACGCTTACTAAACACATAATGCTGTCCACCCGTACTATCATGCACAACTCGCAGTTCAGGCAAATGTGCTTTAAACCAGTTAAGCTTCCCTGTGAGGGTTTGGATGGTTGGGATAGTCATTTTTTCTGCGTCCGGTTTCGCTTTAGGAGTAGCATCGGGCGTCTTCTTTACTCCATCCACCTTATTCACCGTTGCTTTCTGCGCACTACCAGCTCTTCCTGCAGGTACCCTCGCGCCAACCACCATTCCCGCAAGACCGATACTATTGAGCCAGTGCTCTTTCGAAAAGTTTTCCTCAGGATTGATTGCTCCCTGAATCATATCTCCTGCGCCAAAGGAAAAGGCATTGAACAAATCATACGTCGAATCGAACATTTTATCGGCCCGATGCATATATCCCTCATACATGCCTTTTCCCGCCTCAACTGCTCCATACGTGATGTAATTACCGAAATCATACCAGGAATCTGTCATCTTGTCCGCGCGTTGTCCGGTAGCATCCCAAACGTCTTGGCCAATTTCACCAAAGGCATCCATT contains the following coding sequences:
- the asnB gene encoding asparagine synthase (glutamine-hydrolyzing) — its product is MCGITGIVHWKKDVRKEKPTVQRMADTLTSRGPDDSQVWACKNAAFGHKRLAVVDLEGGKQPMHKEKDTITYTLVYNGELYNTEELRKELSGKGHAFTTSSDTEVLLASYLEWKEDCVNYLNGIYAFGVWDPDRKQLFMARDRLGVKPLFYSENDESFIFGSELKAILAHDAVTAEVDVTGLAEIFGLGPSRTPGHGIFKGLKELRPGHALTFSTNGLDVWRYWNVKSHAHTDTVEETAEKVRRLFVNAVERQLVADVPISTFLSGGLDSSAITAIAANYFAANDKGILSTFSVDFEGSDKYFQKSKFQPSSDHAWIEKVVDQFSTNQNHVVISGTELANALKKSVELRDQPGMADIDSSLLLLCRKIKEHTTVSLSGECADEIFGGYPWFHNISDQEETFPWMKSLDSRIDLLRPEWQKKLNLKSYVMDRYQETIQETPRLAGESEEDAQRRELFYLNMHWFMAQLLDRKDRMSMGASLEVRVPFADHKLVEYVWNIPWEIKNLHGREKGILRKALEGLLPDDVLYRKKSPYPKTFHPEYTRQVVLWMKEILADPNSRLFEFIKRERVEALVESEGKEFTEPWYGQLMTGPQLIAHLCQIDYWLRVYNVKVSE
- a CDS encoding FAD-dependent oxidoreductase — encoded protein: MKVAVIGCTHAGTAAINNILKLYPQAEIDVFEKNDNVSFLSCGIALYVGGVVNDANGLFYASVEQFEKQGVRMHMNHEVTSCDVSKKQLVAKDMKTNEITAVDYDKLIITSGSWPVTPPIPGSNLENVLLCKNFAHANEIIARSASVENVVVVGAGYIGVELVEAFEQNGKNVTLIDSEERILNRYLDEGFTAPVEKSFEQRGITLALGQTVSEFAGTDVVEKVITDQGEYKADLVVMCIGFRPNTQLFNGQIDMLGNGAIVVNEYMQTSVADVYAAGDCCAVNYNATKQPAYIPLATNAVRMGTLVAHNLVKPVLAHPGTQGTSGLKIYNHNIASTGLTERAAEMSGLSVDSAYIEDTCRPEFMPENALIQLKLVYETDTHRIVGAQVISDTDFTQAINTISVCIANNMTIEQLALTDFFFQPHFNKPVNYLNQVALEAMAKENAKAAEELSKEHAVLV
- a CDS encoding SMI1/KNR4 family protein translates to MNKNKLINLINENKEPDDFTGGVDERQINLVQDTLNLKLPESYKWFLSNYGSGGLFGVDILGIAKSNIATVIIETESYRNLGINDNLVVIEDIDEYAYCLDTSKMASNECPVIAWDKQTGLDDYNTAENFYEFLYQRLQDAKEAWEEDF
- a CDS encoding HNH/ENDO VII family nuclease; protein product: MKTMDTFGEIGQDVWDAAGQRADKMTDSWYDFGNYITFGAVEGIYEGYMHRADKMFDSTYDLFNAFSFGTADMIQGAINPEENFSKEHWLNSIGLAGMVVGARVPAGRAGSGTKATVNKVEGATKTPNATPKPKPDAGKMTIPTIQTLTGKLNWFKAHLPELRVVQDSTGGQHYVFSKRGDGNGNLREYKNYKSVEYNGNTKVNGKVRNTSRRVYQRKDIDYERVDPKTGKNNYQLMKSGKPPIWKDGTKIELHHLIQREPGSMVELPSSMHKEYDRILHGLVENGGSFRNDPVLKKQYENFRTKYWRWRAKEIDIGENYKGDF